The genomic stretch CAGATGATAGTTTTAGAATAAATCTGTTTGTTCTCAGGGTCGCCCAATCTCACTAGATCAATGTCTGCAGCACTTTATTTCCTCTGAAACCATCAAAGAAGTGGAATGTGAAAACTGCacaaaggtatttttttttctaagtttgtcaTGCAGTTTGCATTTAACACCTAAACTAGTGTTTGTGAATTGTACAGTTTCTCTCTTGACTAGtttattctatattttgttCAGCTTCAACAACATTCATCAATAAACGGGGAAGTTCTAGAAAACCAGAGGACGACATTTGTTAAACAGCTGAGACTTGGAAAGGTAACGCTTCATCACCGcactattaaataaatgtaccaacatgtgactttattttaaagaactcctTCACTCGACTAAAGTTAGCTTTTCTCCTTAACTCTCCATGTTGTGTTCAGCTCCCTCAGTGCCTCTGCATCCACTTACAAAGACTGATGTGGTCCAATGAAGGCTCCCCCATCAAGCGCCAAGAGCACGTTCAGTTCTCAGAGTATCTGTCAATGGATCGTTACAAACACGACAGCTCCACGCCGAGGACGCAGAAGGTCAGATGTGCTCCTAAAACCATAAAGGCGGAAAGCTTTGATGATTCCATAGAAAAGCCTACAGCTAATGGGACTGGTGAGTTTGGTATTCTTAGTTTAAAATGAtggattttagctttttctcaTCTCTGCATTGTGCTTTTTTGTCTCTCCTGTGATGCAGAACATCATAACAACAACAAACCTTTCACAAATGGAACCTGTTCTTCTATGTTTCTTCATTCTGGTGTTAAAAATCCCTTTGGCCTCACTTACGACTACAGGTACAAACAAGCCTCAATTATcttaaactttgtattttttgatgAAACACCAACACTAAATGACAAGGAGCAAAATCTTCCAGATGGATCCACATCGGTTTTTTAATCAGCTGCATGTCTTGTGGTTCTCCCTCCAGTTCTGCAGAGTACCTTTTCCAGCTGGTGGCTGTTCTGGTTCATCTTGGTGACATGCACTCGGGACACTTCGTCACATATCGCCGCTGCCCCTCCTCCTCTCGCTGCTCTTCAAACTTCAGCTCCCAGTGGCTTTGGGTGTCAGACGACTCGGTCCGTAAAGCCAGCCTGCAGGAGGTGCTGTCCTCCAACGCTTACATGCTCTTCTACGAGAGAGTTCAGAGGCCCGGACGAGGCCCGCGGTCGGAGGAATGACCACAACCTCTGAGATGGAACGGTTACtgtcaggaaaaataaaaaactgtctgCTGGCTCTGAGACTAACAAacgagaagggaaaaaaaagccatcCTGGACTTTTTGGTGGTTTGGATCGCAGCTTTCTGGGGTTGATATGCAGCGTTTCTGATCACAGCAGGAAGCTCTGAACCTCAAAGATGAAGAACCTGTGGGATTTGTGTTGGATATCTTGTATCATACAAACTACTTTTTGTAGATCTAACAACTCCTTCAACAGCTTTTGGTTTGATGCTCCAGTAAGCAAACAAGGACGTGTATGCTTCAAGGTGACAACCTTGTACTAcgttgtttttgtgtgaaattgATACAGTTGTTGGGTGAAGCTCTTTGGCATCATGCTGTGGTGTGTCTGACATTACATATGGATTCAATTTGTTTCagattttgatttcattttggtcTTTGCCTGTaaattttaaactcaaaagctGCTAATTAAGACGCGGATGCACCTTTACTCAAGACTTCCACTGTCGTCTTATCATTCCAGGAAGTGAATGTAAactatattttaagaaaaagattgAGTGACAGCTTCAAAGTGCCATGTTGTTTTCAAtggttgacatttttaacccctctcttttttaaaaaaagaaaaagtagtttaTTCTAGCTTTTcggaaagttttaaaattatgcaTAAAATCACTTCAAATATAATACAGCATTTTCctacatactttttttaattctggaaCAATAACTGCTAAAACAACAATCAAGAACGTCCCAGTCAGGTGTTTGcacatgtatttttatgtaatgtTTCATGTATTTGCGTGGTTTTTGAAGATTATTTTcaggaataaagaaataacacTGCTTGACTctatttatgtcatttattttttataaaaggtAACACATTTGCAACATTTTCCAACCTTATTTAAAACTATCACCTTAggagaaccttttttttttcaataatgaagattatttaaagttttcatatCTAACCAACAAAATCTGGGCATTCActtagatgtttttcttttaacagtGTTTGAAATTgataagaaaaataagaaacgTTTAAAGAATGTCTTGCATCAAAAATGATggttgatgttttaaaaatctgagttggtaacacaaaaaaattgagttaACCAGTagtctttttgtttaaatgaaaatatctctgtagatattgatattttactttcatttcttGCTCTTCAAGATGCGTCTGAAGGTGAGGTTAATGCGTggctgcaggatttttttccgCACAGGGAGGCTGTGGTACCAGAAGGTGTTGGTGGGCGGGTTCATGAGGAGAAGGCTTCCGTGGGCCAGTTCCAGCTTCACGGGTTCAATCTGCCGACTGCAGTTTCTCCCCCGAGCATCTCTGTGTCTGAAGATGAAATCCCGCGCTGCTCCTAAAGAGACTGAAGCGATGGGACAAGCGGGGTCCAGCTCCTTCTCGTCGTCACGGTGCTCGCCCATGTGGTCCAGCCCGTCTTTGTACCTACGGCAGAAACGGATCGCATTCGAGCTCCTGAAGCGTTTGCACATGTGGTTATGGTTTCTCAcctgtttattaaaacaaagttgAATGTGTGCCCGGTTGCTTTTGTGACGGCGTCTCGAATGTTTTCCAGAGTGGGAGTCCACGGGCAGGCTGAACGGGTCACTCCAGAATACTTGTACGTCAAATCCGTGTCTCCATACGTCGCCTGCTTTCTTGGAATGTTGTAGACCTTTCCATACACTTGGACCTTTGCTTCTTCTCCTAAAAGACCAGCATGGATCAATGCAATCCTCGGTTATAATTCAGACAAAAAAGATGGGAGTTTACCTGTGGAGtacaccacctcctcctccaaaTGCTCAAATAGCTCATCTGCTTCCTTTTTAGAGAAGATCAGCGCATAGTCACAGTCGAGTCCCTCTGCTTCTATTTTTTGCCAGGGAATGGGATGGGAGAACTCTCCTCCTTCAGTGTCATCTTTCTCTTGTATGCCATCATCATCCTCCAGTTTCATCCTCTTCCAATCCCTTCTTTCAGGAGAATTCTTTGTtggtaaatgtttattctggCTTTGCAGAACACAGTTTTCCATAGCTGTAGAAGGACACTGGTGGTTCTCGGGTTCAGGTATTAATAGGATTTGATCTCCTGGACAAGACAAAGACAAATTAATATTATAGAGGGGTAAACAGTCTTTAAAATCAcacataatttacaaaaatcatagactttcttctttgtctttcagcTATTTGCTTTTGGGGCCTCCTCAGGGGATCTCTGCCTCCTTCCAACCCTATCTGTATCCTGAAACTGTATCAATGAGCCTCTACTTTGGTCTTCCACTATGCCTCTCTCTTGGGACCTCCAATCTCAGTCAGCATCATTTACCAACATTATGACAATCCCTCTCTGAatgtgtccaaaccatctcagtctgcaGATGGCTAACGTGAGCCGCTCCTCTAATGtattagttttttattctaTCCATCCTGGTTACTTCCAAAGAGAAGCttaacatcttcatctctgccacCTCCAACTCCACTTCCTTCTGACCTTCACAATTCTTTCCCAGCATCCTCAAGACAAAAATTACATCTGTAGTTCTCATCCCCAGAATTAAACCCTTCTTCTAACATCAACCGAATTCCCTAAACATAGTCCTGAACTTCTTTGTTCCAagtatttgttttcctcattccaGAGGAAACATCAAGCATATTCCTTCTAAAGTCCCTCCTCACAAAGACCCCTGGGGTTAACTTGTCCTGTTATAGCTTgttattgaaagaaaaacctTAAATCCACACTGCACTTTCCCCTTTCTGCATAGAATCCCAACTAACCTTTTTAACTATATCACAAatatgtcaaaattttacaacatGTGGCCTGAAAAGATATTTGCTTAACAAAACAGCTTTCACAACAGTAGCTGCTCTTGAACACAGCTCACCTCATTACCATAAATGCTTTCGTCACTCAATTAAGGCGCGAAAGACCCAAACTATCGTCCGCGAGGTGGCTTTACTTGGAGTCTTGCTATTAATTTGCTGT from Oryzias melastigma strain HK-1 linkage group LG9, ASM292280v2, whole genome shotgun sequence encodes the following:
- the usp30 gene encoding ubiquitin carboxyl-terminal hydrolase 30 isoform X2, translating into MIKNWGVIGGIAAAVAAGAYVLWGPITERKKRKKGMAPGLLNLGNTCFLNALLQGLAACPSFIRWLEKFSGLPTIQSCKDNQLSTTLLQLLKALSSDEPGEEDVLDAGCLLDVLRLYRWHISSFEEQDAHELFHVITSSLEEERDRQLKVTHLFDVQSLESFPNPDDKAVACISRAPLHPIPGPWKFPHPFHGRLTSNMSCKRCETQSPVRYDSFESLSLSILLPQWGRPISLDQCLQHFISSETIKEVECENCTKLQQHSSINGEVLENQRTTFVKQLRLGKLPQCLCIHLQRLMWSNEGSPIKRQEHVQFSEYLSMDRYKHDSSTPRTQKVRCAPKTIKAESFDDSIEKPTANGTEHHNNNKPFTNGTCSSMFLHSGVKNPFGLTYDYSSAEYLFQLVAVLVHLGDMHSGHFVTYRRCPSSSRCSSNFSSQWLWVSDDSVRKASLQEVLSSNAYMLFYERVQRPGRGPRSEE
- the alkbh2 gene encoding DNA oxidative demethylase ALKBH2 gives rise to the protein MENCVLQSQNKHLPTKNSPERRDWKRMKLEDDDGIQEKDDTEGGEFSHPIPWQKIEAEGLDCDYALIFSKKEADELFEHLEEEVVYSTGEEAKVQVYGKVYNIPRKQATYGDTDLTYKYSGVTRSACPWTPTLENIRDAVTKATGHTFNFVLINRYKDGLDHMGEHRDDEKELDPACPIASVSLGAARDFIFRHRDARGRNCSRQIEPVKLELAHGSLLLMNPPTNTFWYHSLPVRKKILQPRINLTFRRILKSKK